A genomic stretch from Spongiibacter nanhainus includes:
- a CDS encoding CAP domain-containing protein, whose product MNQYRNSPPRVVNAVLLLLSIVITACASAPTASTPPGSRSGSAKGPAVALTDATSGKGQWSVAGWDTARLSTAQHATYLSPMERRVILHLNMLRSDPGRYAREFIEPRIKYYQRNIYRPPWTPEYYGGTLTKEGVSALREAIKDLSAAPPVGLLMPSKGLAMAARDHARDKARHGGMSHTDSRGRELDTRVEQYGYWYKRIAENISYGRDAAVDNIVGLLIDDGVPSRGHRKSLITADFKKVGVAMAGHPRFGHVCVINLAAGFEE is encoded by the coding sequence ATGAATCAATATCGCAACTCTCCTCCGCGCGTTGTGAACGCCGTGCTGCTACTGCTTAGCATCGTGATCACCGCTTGCGCCTCCGCCCCCACGGCGTCAACGCCGCCCGGGAGTCGATCTGGCTCGGCCAAGGGCCCGGCGGTGGCCTTGACTGATGCGACTTCGGGTAAGGGGCAGTGGTCGGTGGCTGGGTGGGATACGGCTCGATTGTCCACCGCTCAACATGCCACCTACCTCAGCCCCATGGAGCGCCGGGTTATTCTGCATTTGAATATGCTGCGCAGTGACCCCGGCCGCTACGCACGGGAGTTTATTGAGCCCCGCATCAAGTATTACCAGCGCAATATTTATCGCCCACCATGGACGCCGGAATACTACGGCGGCACATTGACCAAAGAGGGCGTCAGCGCCTTGAGGGAGGCCATTAAAGACCTGTCGGCTGCACCGCCTGTGGGCCTGCTAATGCCTTCAAAGGGCTTGGCAATGGCAGCCAGGGATCACGCGCGGGACAAGGCACGCCACGGTGGAATGAGCCACACTGATAGCCGCGGTCGGGAGTTGGATACTCGGGTGGAGCAATACGGTTATTGGTACAAGCGGATTGCGGAAAATATCTCTTACGGGCGCGATGCCGCGGTAGACAATATTGTCGGCTTGCTGATCGACGATGGTGTCCCCAGCCGTGGCCACCGGAAAAGCCTGATCACTGCTGACTTTAAAAAGGTTGGGGTGGCCATGGCAGGCCACCCGCGATTTGGTCATGTCTGCGTGATTAACTTGGCTGCCGGATTTGAGGAGTAA
- a CDS encoding xanthine dehydrogenase family protein molybdopterin-binding subunit produces the protein MSTSKINLPRSQGISRRHFLQLSALAGGGLLVACGGGGSGSSSPNNTPDGPGGGEPSEVQQTELGEFMRIGSDGSITVLVGASEIGQGALTAIPMIVAEEMDADWDRVKAEHSPVAAQFNNPYFGSLLQWTVASSSIRGFYDPQREVGATVRHMLIQAAARRWEVPAETLTTERGYVIDEANGRTAGYGELAAAAAEEPVPTFPAMKDPSQFRIIGTNRQRLDIDSKVDGSMQYGIDVDLPGMLTAVIARPPRFGGQPLSVDDNAARAVPGVRDVFSIVSGVAIVADDFWSAEQGRKALEVQWAELLAGRTDSQATRSTYGLKLNLPGVPLRIDGLALLAQTLASQTFSADYHFPFMAHAAMEPLNVVVDYRGSRADIWTGSQSPTLDKVFAAATLGLLPAQINFHNMPSGGGFGRRGNPVADYVRDACQVARQLQQPVKVIWTREDDMKGGFYRPAAANRLSASVDNAGNITAWTHRSVTQDVTALLYVEEIVDIIADTELPPLKELTDLEVGMPYDIDNVLMDFHLEANLNMPALWMRSVNKFTDVFAQETFFDTVAQQMGREPYQFRRQLLANRPRHLAVLDAAAQAANWGAPSQGTHQGIAVMHHWKSWIAQVVEISINSEREVTIHRVVSAVDCGTAINPDLVVAQIESAVIFALSSVLFGEITLEDGVVQQTNFDDYPVLRMYQTPQIDTVIVDSGNDPGGVGEIGVPCVGPALANAIFAATGEPIRELPLKNLGYRFA, from the coding sequence ATGAGCACATCCAAAATCAATTTACCCCGCAGCCAAGGCATAAGCCGCCGACATTTTTTGCAGCTGTCAGCGCTGGCCGGCGGCGGTTTACTGGTCGCTTGCGGTGGTGGCGGTTCCGGGTCGTCATCCCCCAACAACACACCCGATGGCCCGGGCGGCGGCGAACCCAGCGAGGTGCAGCAAACCGAACTGGGCGAATTCATGCGCATCGGCAGTGACGGCAGCATCACCGTATTAGTCGGTGCGAGCGAAATCGGCCAGGGCGCACTGACCGCCATCCCCATGATTGTCGCCGAGGAAATGGATGCCGACTGGGATCGCGTCAAAGCCGAGCACTCTCCGGTCGCCGCCCAATTTAACAACCCCTATTTTGGCAGCCTGCTGCAATGGACGGTGGCCAGTTCATCGATCCGGGGCTTCTACGATCCCCAGCGAGAAGTGGGAGCCACCGTACGGCATATGTTGATCCAGGCCGCTGCCAGGCGCTGGGAAGTGCCAGCGGAAACACTGACCACCGAGCGGGGCTATGTCATCGACGAGGCCAATGGCCGCACCGCTGGCTACGGTGAGCTCGCCGCAGCCGCCGCCGAAGAGCCGGTGCCCACCTTTCCGGCCATGAAGGACCCCTCCCAGTTCCGCATTATCGGCACCAACCGCCAGCGCCTGGATATCGACAGTAAAGTCGACGGCAGCATGCAGTACGGCATCGACGTGGATCTGCCCGGCATGCTGACGGCGGTAATTGCGCGGCCGCCCCGCTTTGGCGGCCAGCCCTTGAGTGTCGATGACAACGCGGCCCGAGCTGTGCCGGGGGTGCGGGATGTCTTTAGTATCGTTTCTGGTGTCGCCATTGTCGCCGACGATTTCTGGTCTGCGGAGCAAGGTCGAAAGGCGCTGGAAGTGCAGTGGGCCGAACTGCTGGCCGGACGGACCGACTCCCAGGCAACCCGCAGCACCTACGGCCTGAAACTCAATCTACCGGGGGTGCCACTGCGCATTGACGGTCTGGCACTACTGGCCCAGACCCTGGCCTCGCAAACCTTCAGCGCCGACTACCACTTCCCCTTTATGGCCCACGCCGCTATGGAGCCTCTCAACGTGGTAGTGGACTACCGTGGCAGCCGCGCCGATATTTGGACCGGCAGCCAGTCCCCCACGCTGGATAAGGTCTTTGCCGCCGCGACCCTGGGCTTGCTGCCAGCGCAGATCAACTTCCACAACATGCCCAGTGGCGGTGGCTTTGGTCGCCGCGGCAACCCGGTAGCCGATTATGTTCGCGACGCCTGCCAGGTAGCCCGTCAACTGCAGCAACCGGTGAAAGTAATCTGGACCCGTGAAGACGATATGAAGGGTGGCTTCTACCGACCTGCCGCCGCCAACCGCCTGTCAGCTTCGGTGGATAATGCCGGCAATATCACTGCCTGGACCCACCGCTCCGTGACCCAAGACGTCACCGCTCTGCTCTATGTGGAAGAGATCGTCGACATTATCGCCGACACGGAACTGCCGCCACTGAAAGAGCTGACCGACTTGGAAGTGGGCATGCCCTATGACATAGACAACGTGTTGATGGACTTCCACCTAGAGGCCAACCTCAACATGCCGGCGCTGTGGATGCGCTCGGTGAACAAGTTTACCGACGTCTTCGCCCAGGAGACTTTCTTCGACACCGTCGCCCAGCAAATGGGGCGCGAACCCTACCAGTTCCGCCGACAACTGCTTGCCAACCGGCCACGGCATCTGGCGGTGCTGGACGCCGCCGCCCAGGCCGCCAACTGGGGAGCTCCCAGCCAGGGCACCCACCAGGGTATTGCGGTGATGCATCACTGGAAAAGCTGGATAGCCCAAGTGGTTGAGATCAGCATCAATAGCGAGCGAGAAGTCACCATCCACCGGGTGGTGAGCGCCGTTGATTGCGGCACTGCCATCAATCCCGACCTGGTGGTGGCTCAGATTGAATCCGCCGTGATTTTTGCCCTGTCCAGTGTCTTGTTCGGTGAGATTACTCTGGAGGACGGCGTAGTCCAGCAAACCAATTTTGACGATTACCCGGTCCTGCGGATGTATCAAACACCCCAGATTGACACCGTGATCGTCGACAGTGGCAACGATCCGGGTGGCGTCGGCGAGATAGGTGTTCCCTGTGTCGGACCCGCCCTGGCCAACGCTATTTTTGCCGCCACTGGCGAGCCGATTCGAGAGCTGCCCCTCAAGAATCTCGGCTATCGTTTCGCGTAA
- a CDS encoding double zinc ribbon domain-containing protein: protein MVNSSLNRLIYKLFPGRCVLCMASSRRHLDLCADCERSLPWLERQCRRCALPLDGDDGAMCGQCLTTPPHFQRCLCPLRYDFPVDRLITGLKHHGRLPYSRVLSQLWLQQLEDRALASAPDLILPVPLHWRRQLFRGFNQSRFIAEDLARALDIPLIDPLRRRRATPPQQGLSAAQRRRNLRRAFIAKADAELSARHIALVDDVVTTGSTANTLAKLLLDCGARRVDVWCLARTP from the coding sequence GTGGTTAACAGCTCACTCAATAGATTGATTTACAAGCTTTTTCCGGGGCGATGCGTGCTGTGCATGGCAAGCTCGAGACGCCACCTCGACCTGTGCGCGGACTGCGAACGCTCGCTGCCCTGGCTGGAACGGCAATGCCGCCGCTGCGCCCTGCCCCTGGACGGCGACGATGGCGCGATGTGTGGACAGTGCCTGACCACCCCACCCCACTTCCAGCGCTGCCTGTGCCCGCTGCGCTACGACTTCCCGGTTGACCGCCTTATCACCGGCCTCAAGCATCACGGCAGGCTGCCCTATTCCCGGGTGCTGAGTCAGCTGTGGCTACAACAGTTGGAAGACCGAGCTCTGGCCTCGGCCCCGGATTTGATCCTGCCGGTGCCACTTCACTGGCGCCGGCAATTGTTCAGGGGCTTTAACCAATCCCGTTTTATCGCCGAGGACCTGGCCCGGGCGCTGGACATCCCTCTTATTGACCCACTGCGCCGGCGGCGGGCCACACCACCACAACAGGGGCTGAGCGCGGCCCAGCGGCGCCGCAACCTGCGCCGGGCTTTTATTGCCAAAGCAGACGCAGAGCTTTCCGCCCGGCATATCGCCCTGGTTGACGATGTTGTTACCACTGGCAGCACCGCCAACACCCTGGCAAAACTGTTGCTAGACTGCGGCGCCCGGCGGGTCGACGTCTGGTGCCTGGCCCGCACACCATAA
- the bioF gene encoding 8-amino-7-oxononanoate synthase yields MDAVLRRRLQERQSQSRYRRRRTVASPQGREIQLNGRRVLQFCSNDYLGLANHPALVDAMQQTADRRGVGAGASHLVCGHSDIHHQLEQRLAAITGRDRALLFSTGYMANLGTVSALLGKGDHILEDRLNHASLLDAGLLSGARFQRFQHNSLDDLSRRLSKLPDDGQRLIVVDAVYSMDGDRAPLAELASLSAQHNAWLMADDAHGFGVLGEHGAGSAQEAGLDQQQLPVLMGTLGKAIGSFGAFVAGSETLIESLIQFARPYIYTTAMPPAVAAATLAALDLLETEAWRRQHLSSLITRFRTGAQALGLPLMASTTAIQPLLVGEEERALAISRDLEERGVLISAIRPPTVPQGTSRLRITLSAAHTEKDIDTLLEVLSEAWQPQHRSPQD; encoded by the coding sequence ATGGACGCCGTACTGCGGCGCCGGTTGCAAGAGCGTCAATCCCAATCCCGCTATCGGCGGCGGCGCACTGTCGCATCGCCCCAGGGGCGGGAAATCCAGCTCAACGGCCGCCGCGTCCTGCAATTCTGCAGCAACGATTACCTGGGCCTGGCCAATCACCCCGCGCTTGTCGACGCGATGCAGCAAACTGCGGATCGCCGCGGCGTTGGCGCTGGCGCTTCGCATCTGGTCTGTGGTCACTCCGATATTCACCATCAGCTGGAGCAGCGACTGGCTGCCATCACCGGCCGCGATCGGGCGCTGCTGTTCTCCACCGGCTACATGGCCAATCTGGGCACCGTCTCCGCGCTGTTGGGCAAGGGCGATCACATTTTAGAAGACCGCCTCAACCATGCATCACTGCTGGATGCCGGCCTGCTCAGCGGTGCCCGCTTTCAACGCTTTCAACACAACAGCCTGGACGACCTGTCCCGCCGGTTGAGCAAACTCCCCGACGACGGTCAGCGCCTGATTGTGGTGGATGCCGTCTACAGTATGGATGGCGACCGGGCGCCGCTGGCGGAGCTGGCGTCCCTCAGTGCCCAGCACAATGCCTGGCTGATGGCGGACGACGCCCACGGCTTTGGGGTGTTGGGGGAGCACGGCGCTGGCAGTGCCCAAGAGGCGGGGCTGGATCAGCAGCAGCTGCCGGTGTTGATGGGGACATTGGGCAAGGCCATTGGCAGTTTCGGTGCCTTTGTCGCCGGCAGCGAAACCTTGATCGAGAGCCTGATTCAATTTGCCCGCCCCTATATCTATACCACCGCCATGCCTCCTGCGGTGGCGGCGGCGACCTTGGCGGCGCTGGACCTACTTGAGACGGAAGCCTGGCGGCGTCAGCACCTCAGTTCGTTAATTACCCGCTTTCGCACCGGCGCCCAGGCCCTGGGCTTGCCGCTGATGGCTTCTACCACAGCGATTCAGCCTCTGCTGGTGGGAGAAGAGGAGCGGGCACTGGCGATTAGCCGGGACCTGGAAGAGCGCGGTGTGCTGATTTCCGCTATTCGCCCGCCCACTGTCCCCCAAGGTACATCCCGACTGCGTATAACGCTCTCCGCGGCCCACACTGAAAAGGACATCGATACACTGCTTGAGGTCTTGTCGGAGGCCTGGCAGCCGCAACACAGGAGCCCACAGGACTGA
- a CDS encoding long-chain-fatty-acid--CoA ligase, which translates to MFTPMMTTPLTITSLMHHAERVNGLVEVVSVTADNPRHRYTYRDAFKRARQLANALKTLGLKPGDTVGTVAWNDYRHLEIYYAVSCSGMVCHTLNPRLFPEQLEYIINHGEDQWICIDPTLVPLIEPLKDKIPKVKGFIVMTDEAHMPDTKLDQVLCYESLIAEQSDQFDWPELDENTPAALCYTSGTTGNPKGVLYTHRSTLLHCYASICADVFGLSIKDVALPIVPMFHVNGWGMVYSAPMVGTKLVMPGPKMGDGETLCTLINEEKVTVSAGVPTVWLALLNYLQQSGSKVESLQRITSGGAACPFVVYDEMRSKYDVDVQIGWGMTEMNPLGTYNGNCPPALESLPQEELDQLRLKAGRPVFGVDIKIEGEDGQELPWDGKSSGAIKVRGPWIINEYFHYDKPTLDDDGWFETGDVGCMDEWGYLQITDRLKDVIKSGGEWISSIELENCAVNHPDVAEAAVIGLPHPKWSERPLLVVVMKEGKTIDKQEMLGWLEGKVASWWIPSDCVFVDELPHTATGKISKKDLRVQFADFQWSE; encoded by the coding sequence ATGTTTACACCTATGATGACCACCCCCTTAACGATTACATCGTTGATGCACCACGCCGAACGCGTTAACGGCCTGGTAGAGGTGGTTTCGGTTACCGCCGACAATCCCCGTCATCGCTATACCTACCGCGATGCATTCAAGCGCGCCCGGCAACTGGCCAATGCCCTAAAGACACTGGGGCTCAAGCCTGGCGACACCGTCGGCACCGTGGCCTGGAACGACTACCGGCACCTGGAGATATACTATGCAGTGTCCTGCAGTGGGATGGTTTGCCACACCTTAAATCCGCGGCTGTTCCCTGAGCAGCTGGAGTACATCATCAATCACGGCGAGGACCAGTGGATCTGTATCGACCCCACACTGGTGCCATTAATCGAGCCCCTTAAAGATAAAATACCCAAGGTAAAAGGCTTTATCGTAATGACCGATGAAGCCCATATGCCCGACACCAAGCTGGACCAGGTGCTGTGCTACGAGTCTTTGATCGCGGAGCAAAGCGATCAGTTCGACTGGCCCGAGCTGGACGAGAACACACCCGCAGCGCTGTGCTACACCTCCGGCACAACCGGCAACCCAAAGGGCGTGCTATACACTCACCGCTCTACACTGCTGCACTGCTATGCCAGCATTTGCGCCGATGTTTTTGGTCTGTCGATTAAAGACGTCGCCCTGCCCATCGTACCAATGTTCCACGTTAACGGCTGGGGTATGGTGTATTCGGCGCCGATGGTGGGCACCAAGCTGGTCATGCCCGGCCCCAAGATGGGCGACGGCGAGACACTGTGCACACTGATTAATGAAGAAAAGGTCACCGTGTCGGCGGGGGTTCCCACCGTGTGGCTGGCGCTACTCAACTACCTGCAGCAAAGCGGCAGCAAGGTCGAATCACTGCAGCGTATCACCTCGGGCGGCGCCGCCTGCCCCTTTGTGGTGTACGACGAGATGCGCAGCAAGTACGACGTCGATGTTCAAATCGGCTGGGGTATGACTGAGATGAACCCGCTGGGCACCTATAATGGCAACTGTCCCCCCGCCCTGGAATCCCTCCCTCAGGAAGAGCTCGATCAGCTGCGGTTAAAAGCCGGTCGCCCGGTGTTTGGGGTCGATATCAAAATCGAGGGCGAAGATGGCCAGGAACTACCCTGGGATGGCAAGAGCAGCGGCGCTATCAAAGTTCGCGGGCCCTGGATCATTAACGAGTACTTCCACTATGACAAACCAACCCTGGACGACGATGGCTGGTTTGAAACCGGCGACGTCGGTTGTATGGACGAGTGGGGCTACTTGCAGATCACCGATCGACTGAAAGATGTGATCAAGTCCGGCGGCGAGTGGATCAGCTCCATCGAGCTGGAAAACTGCGCGGTGAACCACCCGGATGTTGCAGAAGCCGCCGTTATTGGTCTGCCTCACCCCAAGTGGTCAGAGCGGCCTTTACTGGTTGTGGTCATGAAGGAAGGCAAAACCATCGACAAGCAGGAGATGCTGGGCTGGCTGGAAGGCAAGGTCGCCAGCTGGTGGATTCCTAGTGACTGCGTGTTTGTGGATGAGCTCCCCCACACCGCCACCGGCAAAATCAGCAAGAAGGATCTCCGGGTTCAGTTCGCGGATTTTCAGTGGTCTGAATAG
- a CDS encoding (2Fe-2S)-binding protein: MFTLRVNGVSHSVDVPGDKPLLWVLRENLKLTGSKYGCGQALCGACTVHVDGQPVRACVMPVKAVGEREIRTIESASQDNVGRLVQDAWKSLNVPQCGYCQSGQIMAATALLKDNPSPSDRDIDEAMSGNICRCGTYPRIRRAIHKIATEQL, from the coding sequence ATGTTTACCCTTCGTGTTAACGGCGTAAGTCACAGCGTCGATGTCCCTGGTGACAAGCCCCTGCTCTGGGTGTTGCGGGAAAACCTGAAACTCACCGGCAGCAAATACGGCTGTGGTCAGGCTCTGTGTGGCGCCTGCACTGTCCACGTCGACGGACAACCGGTGCGAGCCTGCGTCATGCCGGTCAAGGCTGTTGGCGAACGCGAGATCCGTACCATTGAATCGGCAAGCCAGGACAATGTCGGCCGTTTGGTCCAGGATGCCTGGAAAAGCCTGAACGTGCCCCAGTGCGGTTACTGTCAGTCTGGCCAAATTATGGCGGCGACAGCCCTGCTCAAGGACAACCCCAGCCCCAGCGATCGTGATATAGACGAAGCCATGTCCGGCAACATTTGTCGCTGTGGCACCTATCCGAGGATCCGTCGCGCGATTCACAAAATCGCCACCGAACAGCTGTAG
- a CDS encoding serine/threonine protein kinase, whose translation MGDQDRHQAFATLNPDRVVDAVESQGFVGDLRVFALNSYENRVYQFGLEDAEPIVVKFYRPDRWSDAQIEEEHQFTWELAEADIPVIPPWRNAQGQTLFHYEDQRFSVFPRRGGHAPALDDLDNLFQLGRLFGRLHLVGATRPYHNRPTLDVDSFGETSRERILDGFIPDSLREAYQGLSRQLLDETRSRIDAVQPTYIRCHGDGHVGNILWRGEETWLVDLDDSRMAPAIQDLWMFLSGSRDNQQRALLELVEGYNEFYDFSPKELALIEPLRSLRIMHHAGWLASRWHDPAFPLAFPWFNTERFWGEHILALREQLAALQEPALALPV comes from the coding sequence ATGGGGGATCAGGATCGCCATCAGGCCTTCGCCACCTTAAACCCGGACCGGGTTGTCGACGCCGTGGAAAGCCAAGGCTTTGTCGGCGACTTGCGAGTTTTTGCTCTGAACAGCTACGAAAATCGGGTTTATCAATTTGGGCTGGAAGACGCCGAGCCGATCGTGGTGAAGTTTTATCGCCCTGATCGCTGGAGCGACGCCCAGATTGAAGAAGAACACCAATTTACCTGGGAGCTGGCCGAGGCCGACATCCCGGTGATTCCACCCTGGCGCAACGCCCAGGGTCAAACACTGTTTCACTATGAAGACCAGCGCTTCTCGGTCTTTCCCCGCCGAGGCGGACACGCTCCCGCCCTGGATGACCTGGACAACCTGTTCCAATTGGGACGCCTGTTCGGCCGGCTGCATCTAGTGGGCGCCACCCGCCCTTATCACAACCGCCCCACCCTGGATGTCGACAGCTTTGGCGAAACCAGCCGGGAGCGTATTCTGGACGGCTTTATTCCCGACTCCCTGCGGGAGGCCTATCAAGGTCTGAGCCGGCAATTGTTGGACGAAACCCGCTCTCGCATCGATGCGGTGCAGCCAACCTACATCCGCTGCCACGGCGACGGCCACGTCGGCAATATTCTGTGGCGGGGTGAAGAGACCTGGCTGGTGGATCTGGACGACAGTCGCATGGCCCCGGCCATTCAGGACCTGTGGATGTTCCTGTCGGGCAGTCGCGACAATCAGCAGCGGGCGCTGCTGGAGCTGGTTGAAGGCTACAATGAATTCTACGACTTTTCTCCCAAAGAGCTGGCACTAATCGAGCCTCTGCGCAGCCTGCGGATCATGCACCACGCCGGCTGGCTGGCCAGCCGCTGGCACGATCCGGCCTTTCCCCTTGCCTTCCCCTGGTTCAATACTGAGCGCTTTTGGGGAGAGCACATTCTGGCACTGCGGGAACAACTGGCCGCTTTACAGGAGCCCGCCCTCGCCCTACCGGTGTAG
- the bioB gene encoding biotin synthase BioB → MTVSHATEPRQNWTPEEVQALFDLPFNDLLFQAQTVHRANFDPNEVQVSTLLSIKTGACPEDCKYCPQSNRYDTGLEKEKLMEVEKVLSEARDAKAQGASRFCMGAAWRSPKKRDMPYVTAMVKGVKELGLETCMTLGMLSDEQAKELADAGLDYYNHNLDTSPEYYGEIITTRTYQDRLTTLGHVRDAGIKVCSGGIVGMGETVSDRAGLLIQLANLPVQPESVPINMLVKVEGTPLAEQADLDPFDFIRTIAVARIMMPKSHVRLSAGREEMNEQMHALAYFAGANSIFYGEKLLTTPNPEANEDMMLFKRLGIRPEERHVEQDDADQSEALLGQVEKAQNDKFFYDATA, encoded by the coding sequence ATGACAGTTTCCCACGCCACCGAGCCACGCCAAAACTGGACACCAGAGGAAGTTCAGGCCCTGTTCGATCTGCCTTTCAACGATTTGCTGTTCCAGGCGCAAACGGTGCATCGCGCCAATTTTGACCCCAATGAGGTCCAGGTCAGCACGCTGCTGTCCATTAAAACTGGCGCTTGCCCGGAGGACTGTAAGTACTGCCCCCAGAGCAACCGCTACGACACCGGCCTGGAAAAAGAAAAATTGATGGAAGTGGAAAAAGTGCTCTCAGAAGCCCGGGATGCCAAGGCACAGGGTGCCAGCCGCTTCTGTATGGGCGCCGCCTGGCGCTCTCCCAAAAAGCGCGACATGCCCTATGTGACTGCCATGGTCAAAGGCGTGAAGGAGCTGGGCCTGGAAACCTGTATGACCCTGGGTATGCTCAGTGACGAGCAGGCCAAAGAGCTGGCCGACGCCGGCCTGGACTATTACAACCACAACCTCGACACCTCGCCGGAGTATTACGGCGAGATTATCACCACCCGCACCTACCAGGATCGTCTGACCACTCTGGGCCACGTCCGCGATGCCGGCATCAAGGTGTGCAGTGGCGGTATTGTGGGCATGGGCGAAACCGTTAGCGATCGCGCCGGGCTGTTGATTCAACTGGCCAACCTGCCGGTGCAGCCGGAAAGCGTGCCCATCAATATGCTGGTGAAAGTCGAGGGCACGCCCCTGGCGGAACAGGCCGATCTGGATCCCTTCGATTTTATCCGCACCATCGCCGTGGCCCGGATCATGATGCCCAAATCCCACGTGCGCTTGTCTGCGGGGCGTGAGGAAATGAACGAGCAGATGCACGCCCTGGCCTATTTTGCCGGAGCCAACTCCATCTTCTACGGCGAAAAGCTGCTTACCACTCCCAACCCGGAAGCCAACGAAGACATGATGCTGTTTAAGCGCCTGGGTATCCGTCCCGAGGAGCGCCATGTCGAGCAGGATGACGCCGATCAGAGCGAGGCACTGCTGGGGCAGGTGGAAAAAGCGCAAAACGACAAGTTCTTCTACGACGCCACGGCCTAG
- a CDS encoding TRL-like family protein → MFKKSLQTITVAATVVTASGCAAVASPVGQGALFTSVQGPVTATPNAAVSKVGESCASNVLGLFATGDASIEQARRNGGINEVSTIDHHSTSVLFIYSKFCTVVRGQ, encoded by the coding sequence ATGTTTAAAAAATCATTGCAGACCATCACAGTGGCTGCCACTGTTGTCACTGCCTCGGGCTGCGCTGCCGTCGCGTCTCCCGTCGGCCAGGGTGCACTTTTCACATCGGTACAAGGCCCCGTCACTGCCACTCCCAACGCCGCCGTCAGCAAGGTAGGCGAAAGTTGCGCGAGCAATGTTCTGGGGCTCTTTGCCACTGGCGATGCCTCTATCGAGCAAGCGCGACGAAACGGTGGCATCAACGAGGTTTCCACCATCGACCATCACTCTACATCGGTGCTGTTTATCTACTCGAAATTCTGCACTGTTGTAAGGGGACAGTAA